Part of the Leptospiraceae bacterium genome is shown below.
GAATTTAAATAATATGACATTTTCAGGAAGATTTGATCCAATGTAAATTCAATAGAGCCAATAAAACTATCCCCCTTTCAAGCTTTTAATTTCCACTTTTAGTGTATCAATTTCAACTATCGCTTGATTTAGTTTTTTATAAATCTGAATAAGCCAAGAAACCGCATTTCTCTGTGCCTCCGTGCCTCTGTGGCAAATGCTTTTAAGGGATTACACTTCCTTCGTGTTTGCGATACACTTAGATTACCTCTAAAGATACCTCTAAAGATAGGTGCAAAGATAGGTAAAAAATTTTATAGGTAAGTTTACACCTATGTTTACCCCCATATTTACACCCAAACTAAGTGTATCGCCATCCTATACAAATTGTATAGAAATAGCAAATTTCTTTTTTAACAATAACTGGATAATGGATAGTAACCACCACTGGACTAAACCAGTCAAAATTACGCACTACCAATCAGAATATGCTCAACTACGTAATTTTTTAAAAAATATTTTTTTCGTATTTTTTTATTCATAAAGTTTCCATTATCCCCTCACGAATATTTGAATAACCTCAGTATGTATTTGAGAATTACAAATAGTATCCCCTCTCCGGTCACTGAGTAGCCAATTCTTATTGGCGTATCGAATGTGTTAGGAGAGGGGCATTACTAAAAAACAATGCAACCCCGAGAGAATCGGGGAGAGGTAAGGAAATTAAATCCCTATATCATTGATATGCTCTTTAAATTCAATAGATAGGGATTCCCAATTGCCAAAATAGGATATCCAATTGCGCAACTGGGCTTCCTTTTGGCAATTGGTATACTTATGAAAACATTATCAATCTTTAAAGCAAAAGTCATCGAAGTAATTGATGGCGATACATTCCGAGGCTCAGTAAAGCATAACGGAGTAGATTTTCTTTGCGACCCCGGACAAATCATATTAGCCCCTGTGGATGGTGTTATTATTCGAATTGCCTATCCTTATGCTAAACATCAATATACAGGAGTGCTGATAGAAAATGACTCTCTAAGTCTCAAGATGTTCTACTTCGCTCCGGACAAAAAAATCATCGGAAAAAAAGTCTCTCGTGGACAGCGTATTGGTATTGCGCAAGATATTTCGAAACTGTACAACACAGGTAAAAAAAATATGCTACCACATATTCACCTACAAATAGAAAGCATCGATCCTATGATATTAATTCTATAAATCAGTATTCTTTTTTGAGGATGGGCAACCGTCCTCTTTTTTTATATTTCCTATTGCTACTTTGTCAAGGTGGCTTAAACTTAATTCTATCTAGTTTATTAATGCAATAGTTTTCCTAAAAAACTCATAGACAAAAAATAAACAGGGCAGATCTTTTTATAATTTTTCAAATG
Proteins encoded:
- a CDS encoding M23 family metallopeptidase; translation: MKTLSIFKAKVIEVIDGDTFRGSVKHNGVDFLCDPGQIILAPVDGVIIRIAYPYAKHQYTGVLIENDSLSLKMFYFAPDKKIIGKKVSRGQRIGIAQDISKLYNTGKKNMLPHIHLQIESIDPMILIL